The following coding sequences are from one Anser cygnoides isolate HZ-2024a breed goose chromosome 10, Taihu_goose_T2T_genome, whole genome shotgun sequence window:
- the MON1A gene encoding vacuolar fusion protein MON1 homolog A isoform X2 produces MAADVRKRKGGEVPNGSLAPGDGQHAERSESPTPGLAQGTEPGAGQEGAMFVHTRSYEDLTSPEDGGAVARSPEERRGEPAEPTSMEQISKDFSELSTQLTGMALDLEEEMRQGKEGKLEPSPQAIRHDSVLSGKEEEDVTMDAWRMHRKHVFVLSEAGKPVYSRYGSEEALSSTMGVMMALVSFLEADKNAIRSIHADGYKVVFVRRSPLVLVAVARTRQSEQEIAHELLYIYYQILSLLTWTQLNHIFQQKQNYDLRRLLAGSERITDNLLDLMAHDPSFLMGAVRCLPLAASVRDAVSTSLQQAKAKSLVFSILLSGNQLVSLVRKKDQFLHPIDLHLLFNLISSSSSFREGEAWTPICLPKFNSSGFFHAHISYLEQEMDLCLLLVSTDREDFFTVSDCKRRFQERLRRRGVHHALQEALRTPFYSVAQVGIPDLRHFIYKSKSSGLFTSPEIEAPYVREEEKERLLGLYQYLHSRAHNSSRPLKNIYFTGPRENLLAWVTSAFELYICYSPLGTKAGAISAVNKLMKWIRKEEDRLFILTPQTY; encoded by the exons ATGGCTGCGGACGTCCGCAAGAGGAAAGGCGGGGAAGTGCCCAACGGGTCCCTGGCACCGGGAGATGGGCAGCACGCAGAGAGGTCCGAGAGCCCCACGCCGGGGCTGGCGCAGGGGACGGAGCCAG GGGCGGGCCAGGAGGGAGCCATGTTCGTGCACACCCGCTCCTACGAGGACCTGACGAGTCCCGAGGACGGGGGGGCTGTGGCGCGGAGCCCAGAGGAGAGGCGGGGGGAGCCGGCCGAGCCGACCAGCATGGAGCAGATCAGCAAGGACTTCAGCGAGCTGAGCACGCAGCTCACGGGCATGGCCCTCGACCTGGAGGAGGAGATGaggcagggcaaggaggggaAGCTGGAGCCGTCCCCGCAGGCCATCCGCCACGACTCGGTGCTGTcgggcaaggaggaggaggacgtgaCCATGGACGCCTGGCGCATGCATCGGAAGCACGTCTTTGTGCTGAGCGAGGCTGGCAAGCCTGTGTACTCCCGCTACGGGTCTGAGGAGGCCCTCTCCAGCACCATGGGTGTCATgatggccctggtgtccttCCTGGAGGCCGACAAAAATGCCATCCGCTCCATCCACGCAG ATGGCTACAAGGTGGTCTTTGTGCGGAGGAGCCcgctggtgctggtggcagtggcGCGGACCCGGCAGTCGGAGCAGGAGATCGCCCACGAGCTGCTGTACATCTACTACCAGAtcctgagcctgctcacctgGACCCAGCTCAACCACATCTTCCAGCAGAAGCAGAACTACGACCTGCGCAGGCTCCTCGCCGGCTCCGAGCGCATCACCGACAACCTGCTGGACCTTATGGCCCACGACCCCAGCTTCCTCATGGGTGCTGTGCGCTGCCTGCCCTTGGCCGCCAGCGTCCGGGACGCCGTGAGCACCAGCCTCCAGCAGGCCAAGGCCAAGAGCTTGGTCTTCTCCATCCTCCTGTCAGGGAACCAGCTGGTGTCTCTCGTGAGGAAGAAGGATCAGTTCCTCCACCCCATTGACCTCCATCTGCTCTTCAACCTCATCagttcctcttcctccttccgGGAGGGCGAAGCCTGGACTCCCATTTGCCTCCCCAAGTTCAACTCCAGTGGCTTCTTCCACGCCCACATCTCCTACCTGGAGCAGGAGATGGACCTGTGCCTCCTGCTGGTCTCCACTGACCGCGAGGACTTCTTCACCGTCTCCGACTGCAAGAGGCGCTTCCAGGAGCGCCTGCGGCGGCGGGGGGTGCACCACGCTCTGCAGGAGGCCCTTCGCACCCCCTTCTACAGCGTGGCCCAGGTGGGCATCCCCGACCTCCGGCACTTCATCTACAAGTCCAAGAGCTCGGGGCTCTTCACCAG CCCTGAGATCGAGGCACCCTACGTgcgggaggaggagaaggaaaggctcCTGGGGCTCTACCAGTACCTCCACAGCCGGGCTCACAACTCGTCGCGCCCCCTGAAGAACATCTACTTCACGGGCCCACGTGAAAACCTCCTGGCTTGG GTCACCAGCGCCTTCGAGCTCTACATATGCTACAGTCCCCTGGGGACCAAGGCGGGCGCCATCAGCGCTGTCAACAAGCTCATGAAGTGGATCCGCAAGGAGGAAGACCGACTCTTCATCCTCACGCCCCAGACGTACTGA
- the MON1A gene encoding vacuolar fusion protein MON1 homolog A isoform X1, whose amino-acid sequence MAADVRKRKGGEVPNGSLAPGDGQHAERSESPTPGLAQGTEPGAGQEGAMFVHTRSYEDLTSPEDGGAVARSPEERRGEPAEPTSMEQISKDFSELSTQLTGMALDLEEEMRQGKEGKLEPSPQAIRHDSVLSGKEEEDVTMDAWRMHRKHVFVLSEAGKPVYSRYGSEEALSSTMGVMMALVSFLEADKNAIRSIHADGYKVVFVRRSPLVLVAVARTRQSEQEIAHELLYIYYQILSLLTWTQLNHIFQQKQNYDLRRLLAGSERITDNLLDLMAHDPSFLMGAVRCLPLAASVRDAVSTSLQQAKAKSLVFSILLSGNQLVSLVRKKDQFLHPIDLHLLFNLISSSSSFREGEAWTPICLPKFNSSGFFHAHISYLEQEMDLCLLLVSTDREDFFTVSDCKRRFQERLRRRGVHHALQEALRTPFYSVAQVGIPDLRHFIYKSKSSGLFTSPEIEAPYVREEEKERLLGLYQYLHSRAHNSSRPLKNIYFTGPRENLLAWMRAHPHFFTQVTSAFELYICYSPLGTKAGAISAVNKLMKWIRKEEDRLFILTPQTY is encoded by the exons ATGGCTGCGGACGTCCGCAAGAGGAAAGGCGGGGAAGTGCCCAACGGGTCCCTGGCACCGGGAGATGGGCAGCACGCAGAGAGGTCCGAGAGCCCCACGCCGGGGCTGGCGCAGGGGACGGAGCCAG GGGCGGGCCAGGAGGGAGCCATGTTCGTGCACACCCGCTCCTACGAGGACCTGACGAGTCCCGAGGACGGGGGGGCTGTGGCGCGGAGCCCAGAGGAGAGGCGGGGGGAGCCGGCCGAGCCGACCAGCATGGAGCAGATCAGCAAGGACTTCAGCGAGCTGAGCACGCAGCTCACGGGCATGGCCCTCGACCTGGAGGAGGAGATGaggcagggcaaggaggggaAGCTGGAGCCGTCCCCGCAGGCCATCCGCCACGACTCGGTGCTGTcgggcaaggaggaggaggacgtgaCCATGGACGCCTGGCGCATGCATCGGAAGCACGTCTTTGTGCTGAGCGAGGCTGGCAAGCCTGTGTACTCCCGCTACGGGTCTGAGGAGGCCCTCTCCAGCACCATGGGTGTCATgatggccctggtgtccttCCTGGAGGCCGACAAAAATGCCATCCGCTCCATCCACGCAG ATGGCTACAAGGTGGTCTTTGTGCGGAGGAGCCcgctggtgctggtggcagtggcGCGGACCCGGCAGTCGGAGCAGGAGATCGCCCACGAGCTGCTGTACATCTACTACCAGAtcctgagcctgctcacctgGACCCAGCTCAACCACATCTTCCAGCAGAAGCAGAACTACGACCTGCGCAGGCTCCTCGCCGGCTCCGAGCGCATCACCGACAACCTGCTGGACCTTATGGCCCACGACCCCAGCTTCCTCATGGGTGCTGTGCGCTGCCTGCCCTTGGCCGCCAGCGTCCGGGACGCCGTGAGCACCAGCCTCCAGCAGGCCAAGGCCAAGAGCTTGGTCTTCTCCATCCTCCTGTCAGGGAACCAGCTGGTGTCTCTCGTGAGGAAGAAGGATCAGTTCCTCCACCCCATTGACCTCCATCTGCTCTTCAACCTCATCagttcctcttcctccttccgGGAGGGCGAAGCCTGGACTCCCATTTGCCTCCCCAAGTTCAACTCCAGTGGCTTCTTCCACGCCCACATCTCCTACCTGGAGCAGGAGATGGACCTGTGCCTCCTGCTGGTCTCCACTGACCGCGAGGACTTCTTCACCGTCTCCGACTGCAAGAGGCGCTTCCAGGAGCGCCTGCGGCGGCGGGGGGTGCACCACGCTCTGCAGGAGGCCCTTCGCACCCCCTTCTACAGCGTGGCCCAGGTGGGCATCCCCGACCTCCGGCACTTCATCTACAAGTCCAAGAGCTCGGGGCTCTTCACCAG CCCTGAGATCGAGGCACCCTACGTgcgggaggaggagaaggaaaggctcCTGGGGCTCTACCAGTACCTCCACAGCCGGGCTCACAACTCGTCGCGCCCCCTGAAGAACATCTACTTCACGGGCCCACGTGAAAACCTCCTGGCTTGG ATGCGTGCCCATCCCCATTTCTTCACCCAGGTCACCAGCGCCTTCGAGCTCTACATATGCTACAGTCCCCTGGGGACCAAGGCGGGCGCCATCAGCGCTGTCAACAAGCTCATGAAGTGGATCCGCAAGGAGGAAGACCGACTCTTCATCCTCACGCCCCAGACGTACTGA